One part of the Thermodesulfobacteriota bacterium genome encodes these proteins:
- a CDS encoding ATP-binding protein codes for MVKEAFRRWLGGGFGLRVFAAVSLALVVSTAMGVGLYVAVQEQSREETLHREASLLVKLLADNLRLPVFAGNQEAVAASLGGVFRHGAVLGVCVTDAQGGVLVRLVAPTADAGLTSVLEQGLPPELLGRLSATAEPLMTAGEGFHKYWAPIVARTVDPSGTTLYFSEEIDGEPYRLLGVVGMAVSTEALVKAGRQALAGAVAVAVAFLLASLSVTYLTVRLATRPLAELVHRVRPGVASEAGDELSVLGLGFTGLLSDLSEAFRTIEVLKADLEKRVEARTAELAVANQELAARQQHLEEANHQLAAVIEEMRSTQMQLVQAEKMAALGQLVAGMAHEINNTANIIAGALPPLEDHLLQVLDLMAQALAIEPKQRVADLRPALGSLRRAAAEADYPQLRDDMLLLMRNIQEGTRRTVKIVQDLRDFARRDPGQPTRVDLNAGLETTLALLYSQYKHRIELALDLQPDLPRIEGYPTQLNQVFMNILLNAIQAMPDKGQIRVRTWADVEGVHVTVQDTGPGILPEALPKVFDPFFTTKPVGQGTGLGLSVSYGIVRRHNGRITAESTPGQGALFHVQLPVK; via the coding sequence ATGGTGAAAGAGGCGTTCCGGCGCTGGCTGGGTGGGGGCTTCGGCCTCCGCGTCTTCGCCGCGGTGAGTCTGGCGCTGGTGGTGTCCACGGCCATGGGGGTGGGGCTGTATGTCGCCGTCCAGGAGCAGAGCCGGGAGGAAACCCTGCACCGGGAGGCCTCGCTCCTTGTCAAGCTTCTGGCGGACAACCTGCGGCTGCCGGTCTTTGCCGGCAACCAGGAGGCGGTGGCGGCCAGTCTGGGCGGGGTGTTCCGCCACGGCGCGGTCCTGGGGGTGTGCGTCACCGACGCCCAGGGTGGGGTCCTGGTCCGGCTGGTGGCGCCCACGGCGGATGCCGGCCTGACCAGCGTCCTGGAGCAGGGTCTGCCCCCCGAGCTCCTGGGCCGGCTGTCGGCCACGGCCGAGCCCCTGATGACCGCCGGCGAAGGCTTCCACAAGTACTGGGCCCCCATCGTCGCCCGGACCGTGGATCCGTCCGGCACCACCCTCTATTTCTCGGAGGAGATCGACGGGGAGCCCTACCGGCTGCTGGGGGTGGTGGGGATGGCGGTGAGCACCGAGGCCCTGGTCAAGGCCGGCCGCCAGGCCCTGGCCGGTGCGGTCGCCGTGGCCGTGGCCTTCCTGCTGGCGAGCCTCAGCGTCACCTATCTCACCGTCCGCCTGGCCACCCGGCCCCTGGCCGAGCTGGTGCACCGGGTGCGGCCCGGTGTGGCCAGCGAGGCCGGGGACGAGCTGTCTGTCCTGGGGCTGGGCTTTACCGGCCTCCTGAGCGACCTGTCCGAGGCCTTCCGGACCATCGAGGTCCTGAAGGCCGACCTGGAAAAACGAGTCGAGGCCCGGACCGCCGAGCTGGCGGTGGCCAACCAGGAGCTGGCCGCCCGGCAGCAGCACCTGGAGGAGGCCAACCACCAGCTGGCCGCGGTCATCGAGGAGATGCGGTCCACCCAGATGCAGCTGGTGCAGGCCGAGAAGATGGCGGCCCTGGGCCAGTTGGTTGCCGGTATGGCCCACGAGATCAACAACACCGCCAACATCATCGCCGGCGCCCTGCCACCCCTGGAGGACCACCTGCTCCAGGTCCTGGACCTCATGGCCCAGGCCCTGGCCATCGAGCCCAAGCAGCGGGTGGCGGACCTGCGGCCTGCCCTGGGCAGCCTGCGCCGGGCGGCCGCCGAGGCCGACTACCCCCAGCTGCGGGACGACATGCTCCTCCTCATGCGCAATATCCAGGAGGGCACCCGCCGGACCGTCAAGATCGTCCAGGACCTCCGGGACTTCGCCCGCCGGGATCCGGGCCAGCCCACCCGGGTGGACCTCAACGCCGGCCTGGAGACCACCCTGGCCCTCTTGTACAGCCAGTACAAGCACCGGATCGAGCTGGCCCTTGATCTGCAGCCGGATCTGCCCCGCATCGAGGGCTATCCCACCCAGCTCAACCAGGTGTTCATGAACATCCTTCTCAACGCCATCCAGGCCATGCCGGACAAGGGTCAGATCCGCGTCCGCACCTGGGCCGACGTGGAGGGGGTGCACGTCACCGTGCAGGACACCGGCCCCGGGATCCTGCCGGAGGCTCTGCCCAAGGTGTTCGACCCCTTCTTCACCACCAAGCCGGTGGGGCAGGGCACCGGCCTGGGCCTGTCGGTATCCTACGGCATCGTCCGCCGCCACAACGGCCGGATCACCGCGGAAAGCACCCCGGGCCAGGGGGCGTTGTTCCACGTGCAGCTGCCGGTGAAGTGA
- a CDS encoding ABC transporter substrate binding protein, producing MIGASAVAGGLRLAVTATVPMPRALAALLFILALLPAASGWAAEVLILQAATLEPYAQARAGVEAGLAEAARAQAGVSVEPFQVETILVSDQESPVAAREAVAGRRPALVVAIGSSALALVKDFSTTPIVYLLVPFPSSILNSAANATGVLLDVPLADQLAAAGRALPAVKRVGLVCNPTRSAALLADARDAAKRLGLELRAQLAAEPGDTPHLVDQLAGTVDLFWMLPDPFITTSESVEYLLSASLRYRIPVLTFSAKFLQTGAALAVLAEPAAMGEQAARLAARILAGASPASLPAEPPAKPRLRINPTVWQRLELLAPDQEKSP from the coding sequence ATGATCGGGGCGTCCGCGGTTGCCGGGGGCTTGCGCCTGGCCGTGACCGCCACCGTGCCCATGCCCCGAGCCCTCGCTGCCCTCCTCTTCATCCTTGCCCTCCTGCCGGCTGCTTCCGGCTGGGCGGCCGAGGTTCTCATCCTCCAGGCTGCAACCCTTGAGCCGTACGCCCAGGCCCGGGCCGGGGTGGAGGCCGGCCTGGCCGAGGCGGCGCGGGCCCAGGCCGGGGTCAGCGTCGAGCCGTTCCAGGTGGAGACCATTCTGGTCAGCGACCAGGAAAGCCCGGTGGCGGCCCGGGAGGCGGTCGCCGGCCGGCGGCCGGCCCTGGTGGTGGCCATCGGCAGCTCGGCTTTGGCCCTGGTCAAGGATTTTTCCACCACCCCCATCGTCTATCTCCTGGTCCCCTTTCCGAGCAGCATCCTCAACAGCGCCGCCAACGCTACCGGCGTCCTCCTGGACGTACCGCTGGCCGACCAGCTGGCCGCGGCCGGCCGGGCCCTGCCAGCGGTGAAAAGGGTCGGTCTGGTCTGCAACCCGACCCGCTCGGCGGCCCTGCTGGCCGACGCAAGAGACGCGGCCAAACGGCTCGGCCTGGAGCTGCGGGCCCAGCTGGCGGCGGAGCCAGGGGATACCCCGCATCTGGTTGACCAGCTGGCGGGAACCGTTGATCTTTTCTGGATGCTGCCCGATCCTTTCATCACCACCAGCGAGTCGGTGGAGTACCTGCTGTCCGCATCCTTGCGCTACCGGATTCCGGTCCTGACCTTTTCCGCCAAGTTCCTGCAGACCGGTGCGGCCCTGGCGGTGCTGGCCGAGCCAGCGGCCATGGGGGAGCAGGCAGCGCGGCTGGCGGCCCGGATCCTGGCCGGTGCCAGCCCCGCCAGCCTGCCGGCCGAGCCGCCGGCCAAGCCGCGGCTGCGCATCAACCCTACCGTCTGGCAACGGCTGGAGCTGCTCGCGCCTGACCAGGAGAAAAGCCCGTGA
- a CDS encoding TonB-dependent receptor, with protein sequence MPPVLSRSLAAFLLATGLLAEPLTAVASEAPELDLYFRPDQLVEVATRAPKPLNRVAENVSVVTAAEIEAMGARTVLEALRFVTGAFVSDNGEMVNQGVPFFQGADYEPIAILVDGMRWNEWLASFPETITIPIHLVDRIEVIRGPAASAWGSGLGGVVNIITKGTGSSATPAATARLRLGEQGIQEHDGELAGMVAAAGYYLYAGRLESDGLRWDRFSEKNRVFAKLRLPASEAVSLTMSVGSLEHQGRNYNWVPFDLDADLQAGVRDTFFREDLQVRLGRELTASLGLRVRRHETLSTGGAMSDGSISSVDSQKGDDRTTIGQLVWSPTGHTLVLGAEHGRAQVDEELSPALVQPARRFDEAWAVYANDTMVLRNLSLIPGLRYDHFSLSNPILSPSLGATCQLTPATLLRALVAHGFRRPPINYKTADPVTGGNPALLPETTWSYQAGLETWIIPHLRAKTSLFQHDSRQAWERDPTAPYILVNAGAITRRGVELELETEAWRGLSLAANYAFVREHSRDINPDPSIYDDDSYTANLIGRYDAAPWQVRLAGHFTWWGVRAADDTWNGSFDDVLWDLAVTYTLFASPETTLSLFGAGRNLFGGSEFSDEWSRNPGRSLEAGLTWRF encoded by the coding sequence ATGCCGCCAGTCCTGTCACGATCCCTTGCCGCCTTCCTGCTCGCCACCGGCCTTCTGGCCGAGCCCCTGACCGCTGTCGCCAGCGAGGCGCCGGAGCTGGACCTCTATTTCCGGCCCGACCAGCTGGTGGAGGTGGCCACCCGGGCGCCCAAGCCCTTGAACCGGGTGGCGGAGAACGTCAGTGTCGTCACTGCGGCGGAGATCGAGGCCATGGGCGCCCGCACCGTGCTCGAGGCCTTGCGCTTTGTGACCGGTGCCTTTGTGTCTGACAACGGCGAGATGGTGAACCAGGGGGTGCCGTTTTTCCAGGGCGCGGACTACGAGCCCATCGCCATCCTGGTGGACGGCATGCGCTGGAACGAATGGCTGGCCAGCTTTCCGGAGACCATTACCATCCCCATCCATCTCGTGGACCGCATCGAGGTCATCCGGGGCCCGGCCGCCTCGGCATGGGGCTCGGGCCTGGGGGGCGTGGTCAACATCATCACCAAAGGGACCGGCAGCTCTGCCACCCCGGCGGCCACCGCCCGGCTGCGCCTGGGCGAGCAAGGCATCCAGGAGCACGATGGCGAGCTGGCCGGCATGGTGGCTGCCGCCGGCTACTATCTTTATGCCGGCCGGCTGGAGTCCGACGGCCTCCGCTGGGACCGGTTCTCGGAAAAAAACAGGGTCTTTGCCAAGCTGCGCCTGCCGGCCAGCGAGGCGGTGAGCCTGACCATGAGCGTGGGCAGCCTGGAGCACCAGGGCCGGAATTACAACTGGGTCCCGTTCGACTTGGATGCGGACCTACAGGCCGGGGTGCGGGACACCTTTTTCCGGGAAGACCTGCAGGTGCGGCTCGGCCGGGAGCTTACGGCCAGCCTGGGCTTGCGGGTGCGGCGGCACGAGACCCTCAGCACCGGGGGGGCCATGAGCGACGGCAGTATCAGCTCAGTCGATAGCCAGAAGGGGGACGATCGCACCACCATCGGCCAGCTGGTCTGGAGCCCGACCGGGCACACCCTGGTCCTGGGCGCCGAGCATGGCCGGGCCCAGGTGGACGAGGAGTTGAGCCCTGCCCTGGTTCAGCCCGCCCGCCGGTTCGACGAGGCCTGGGCGGTCTATGCCAACGACACCATGGTGCTGAGGAATCTCAGCCTCATCCCTGGCTTGCGCTATGATCACTTCTCCCTGAGCAACCCCATCCTCAGCCCCAGCCTGGGCGCGACCTGCCAGCTGACCCCGGCCACCCTGCTGCGCGCCCTGGTGGCGCACGGCTTCCGCCGGCCGCCCATCAATTACAAGACCGCGGATCCGGTCACGGGGGGCAATCCCGCCCTCCTGCCGGAAACCACCTGGTCCTACCAGGCCGGGCTGGAAACCTGGATCATCCCCCACCTGCGGGCCAAGACCAGCCTCTTCCAGCACGACAGCCGCCAGGCCTGGGAAAGGGACCCGACAGCGCCGTATATCCTGGTCAACGCAGGCGCGATCACGCGCCGCGGTGTGGAGCTGGAGCTGGAGACCGAGGCCTGGCGCGGCCTCTCTCTCGCGGCCAACTATGCCTTTGTCCGGGAGCACAGCCGGGACATCAACCCCGACCCTTCCATCTACGATGACGATTCCTACACCGCCAACCTCATCGGCCGGTACGACGCCGCGCCCTGGCAGGTCCGCCTGGCCGGGCACTTTACCTGGTGGGGCGTGCGCGCCGCCGATGACACCTGGAACGGCAGCTTCGACGACGTCCTCTGGGATCTTGCCGTCACCTACACCCTGTTCGCCAGCCCAGAAACCACCCTTTCCCTGTTCGGCGCCGGTCGAAACCTCTTCGGCGGCAGCGAATTCAGCGACGAGTGGAGTCGAAACCCTGGCCGCTCGTTGGAGGCCGGCCTCACCTGGCGGTTCTGA